In Chryseobacterium gleum, a single genomic region encodes these proteins:
- a CDS encoding DEAD/DEAH box helicase, translating into MNFTDLNLIEPIAKAIQEQGYTTPTPIQERSIPDILDGRDFLGCAQTGTGKTAAFSIPILQNLSKNKIPNKHIKALILTPTRELAIQIEENINAYGKYLPLKQLVIFGGVKQGNQEAALKKGVDILVATPGRLLDFIAQGIISLKNLEIFVLDEADRMLDMGFVHDVKRVIKLLPQRRQTLFFSATMPGEIQKLANSILNNPVKVEVTPVSSTADTIKQSVYFVEKDNKLNLLSHILKNDISDSVLVFARTKHGADKISRKLQKDNISAEAIHGNKSQNARQNALNNFKSGKTRVLVATDIAARGIDIDELKFVINFELSDVSETYVHRIGRTGRAGAEGTSISFVDGLDLLNLKNTEKLIGKKIPVVKDHPFHTDDLVAQKRDSNNKPVPAGGEKPKASNNNNSRSGKNRKKPSPTASVGFKKPKNKNFTRKK; encoded by the coding sequence TTGAATTTTACAGACTTAAACTTAATAGAACCTATTGCAAAAGCAATTCAGGAGCAGGGTTACACGACTCCTACTCCTATCCAGGAAAGATCTATTCCTGATATATTAGACGGCAGAGACTTTTTAGGCTGCGCACAGACAGGAACAGGTAAAACAGCGGCTTTTTCTATTCCTATTCTACAGAATTTATCCAAAAATAAAATTCCCAATAAACATATAAAAGCATTAATTCTTACTCCCACCAGAGAACTGGCCATTCAGATTGAGGAAAATATTAATGCTTATGGTAAATATCTTCCGTTAAAGCAACTTGTTATTTTCGGAGGAGTAAAACAAGGAAATCAGGAAGCTGCATTGAAAAAAGGAGTTGATATTCTGGTAGCAACACCGGGAAGACTCTTAGACTTCATTGCACAGGGAATCATCAGCCTGAAAAATCTTGAAATCTTTGTACTGGATGAAGCAGACAGAATGCTGGACATGGGATTTGTACACGATGTAAAAAGAGTCATTAAACTTTTACCTCAGAGAAGACAGACTTTATTCTTTTCAGCAACAATGCCGGGTGAAATTCAGAAGCTGGCTAACTCAATTCTGAATAATCCTGTAAAAGTAGAGGTAACTCCGGTTTCATCTACAGCAGATACTATCAAACAATCTGTATATTTTGTAGAAAAAGATAATAAACTGAATCTGCTTTCTCATATTCTGAAAAATGATATTTCAGATTCTGTATTGGTTTTTGCCAGAACGAAGCACGGTGCGGATAAGATTTCCAGAAAATTACAGAAAGACAATATTTCTGCAGAAGCTATCCACGGCAACAAGTCCCAGAACGCAAGACAGAATGCTCTGAATAACTTTAAATCCGGTAAAACAAGAGTTCTGGTAGCAACGGATATTGCAGCCAGAGGAATTGATATTGATGAACTGAAATTCGTAATCAATTTTGAGCTTTCCGATGTTTCTGAAACCTATGTACACCGAATCGGAAGAACAGGAAGAGCCGGAGCTGAAGGCACCTCTATTTCTTTTGTAGACGGCCTTGATCTTTTAAACTTAAAGAACACAGAAAAGCTGATTGGGAAGAAAATCCCCGTGGTTAAAGACCATCCTTTCCATACGGATGATCTGGTTGCACAGAAGAGAGATTCCAATAACAAACCAGTTCCTGCCGGGGGTGAAAAACCTAAAGCAAGCAACAATAATAATTCAAGATCAGGTAAAAACCGTAAAAAGCCTTCACCAACGGCTTCAGTAGGATTTAAAAAACCTAAGAATAAGAATTTCACCAGAAAGAAATAA
- a CDS encoding porin family protein, with protein MKKNIFFALAFVLSTISNAQTTSESMSFGVKGGYTLSSMKFFNTQLDSKSYFYVGILAEQPLSSKFGLQAEVLYTQLGGKDAYPWYELVGNEVVNMGNMHFNYKFNQIQVPISVKYYIVPELSASVGMNLGFNISSKVKMNTVFDETETHNYESLKTLNLFPFLGAEYKINEKFFVDARYNFNFIEMNKNNAVPIKIGFLQAGVGYRFK; from the coding sequence ATGAAAAAGAACATTTTTTTCGCTCTGGCATTTGTTTTATCAACAATAAGTAATGCACAAACAACTTCCGAATCGATGAGCTTTGGGGTAAAAGGAGGATATACATTATCCAGCATGAAATTCTTTAATACACAGCTCGATTCAAAATCTTATTTCTACGTCGGAATCCTGGCCGAGCAGCCATTGTCCTCTAAGTTTGGTTTGCAGGCCGAAGTATTATATACCCAACTGGGAGGTAAAGACGCTTATCCATGGTATGAGTTGGTAGGCAATGAAGTGGTAAACATGGGTAACATGCACTTTAATTATAAATTCAACCAGATACAGGTTCCCATTTCAGTAAAATATTATATTGTCCCAGAGCTTTCTGCTTCTGTAGGGATGAACTTAGGATTTAATATTTCATCCAAAGTAAAAATGAATACTGTTTTTGATGAGACTGAAACACACAATTACGAATCTTTAAAAACCTTGAATTTATTTCCATTTCTAGGCGCAGAATATAAGATTAATGAAAAGTTTTTTGTGGATGCCAGGTACAATTTCAATTTTATAGAAATGAATAAAAACAATGCGGTTCCTATTAAAATAGGATTTCTGCAGGCTGGTGTAGGATATAGATTTAAATAA
- a CDS encoding DUF6438 domain-containing protein, whose protein sequence is MKYLLGLCALIFLFSCNTSQKVNSKYSTIEYEATPCFGFCPVFKMTINPDRTAVFEAEHFNFNDKPSKDEFSKPREGTFKGTIKEEDYNQLISLLDGLNVKGLNDKYGEHNITDLPTSYLRIKFADGTSKNVEDYGKRGSEKLSEVYKFLRI, encoded by the coding sequence ATGAAATATTTACTAGGCCTTTGTGCATTGATCTTTTTATTTTCCTGTAACACTTCTCAGAAAGTAAATTCCAAATATTCTACCATTGAATATGAAGCGACTCCATGTTTTGGATTCTGCCCTGTTTTTAAAATGACAATTAATCCGGACAGAACTGCTGTTTTTGAGGCAGAACATTTTAATTTTAATGACAAGCCTTCAAAGGATGAATTTTCCAAGCCACGTGAAGGCACTTTTAAAGGAACCATCAAAGAAGAAGATTATAATCAATTAATCAGCTTGCTGGATGGGCTTAATGTAAAAGGTTTAAATGATAAATACGGAGAACACAATATTACGGATCTTCCAACCTCTTATTTAAGAATCAAATTTGCTGACGGAACTTCAAAAAATGTAGAAGATTATGGAAAACGCGGAAGTGAGAAGCTTTCGGAAGTCTATAAGTTTTTGAGAATCTAA
- the obgE gene encoding GTPase ObgE, whose amino-acid sequence MSNFVDYVKIHCKSGHGGAGSAHLRREKYIPKGGPDGGDGGRGGHIIMKGNANEWTLLPLRYTRHVKAERGENGGKNQLTGAFGADVYIEVPVGTIAKNEEGEIIGEILEDGQEIILMHGGKGGLGNEHFKSSTNQTPRYAQPGLPGEEGYIVFELKILADVGLVGFPNAGKSTLLASVSAAKPKIANYAFTTLTPNLGIVDYRNYKSFVMADIPGIIEGAAEGKGLGHRFLRHIERNSILLFLIPADSENHFQEFKILENELKEYNPELLDKDFIISVSKSDLLDDELKKEIAAEFPENRQPLFFSGVTGEGLMELKDAIWKQLHG is encoded by the coding sequence ATGTCTAACTTTGTAGATTACGTAAAGATCCATTGTAAAAGCGGACACGGAGGTGCTGGTTCTGCCCACCTTCGCCGTGAAAAGTATATTCCTAAAGGTGGTCCTGACGGCGGCGACGGAGGTCGTGGAGGTCACATCATCATGAAAGGAAATGCCAACGAATGGACTTTGCTTCCCCTTCGATACACCCGTCACGTAAAAGCTGAACGTGGTGAAAACGGAGGAAAAAACCAGCTTACGGGAGCTTTCGGAGCTGATGTTTATATTGAAGTTCCGGTAGGAACTATTGCCAAAAATGAAGAAGGCGAAATTATCGGTGAAATTTTAGAAGACGGACAGGAAATCATTCTGATGCATGGTGGTAAAGGAGGTTTGGGAAATGAGCACTTCAAATCTTCTACCAATCAGACCCCGAGATATGCACAGCCAGGTCTTCCGGGAGAAGAAGGTTATATCGTTTTCGAGCTTAAAATTTTGGCTGACGTAGGGCTGGTTGGATTTCCGAATGCCGGAAAATCTACACTTCTGGCATCTGTTTCTGCGGCAAAACCCAAAATTGCCAACTACGCTTTTACCACATTGACTCCTAACCTTGGAATTGTAGATTACAGAAATTACAAATCATTTGTAATGGCTGATATTCCGGGGATTATTGAAGGAGCAGCTGAAGGAAAAGGCTTGGGACACAGATTCCTGAGACATATTGAAAGAAACTCTATCCTATTGTTCTTAATTCCGGCTGATTCCGAAAATCATTTCCAGGAGTTTAAAATTCTTGAGAATGAATTAAAAGAATACAACCCTGAATTACTGGACAAAGATTTCATCATTTCTGTTTCAAAATCCGATCTTCTGGATGATGAACTGAAAAAAGAAATTGCAGCAGAATTTCCTGAGAACAGACAGCCTTTGTTCTTCTCGGGAGTTACCGGTGAAGGTCTTATGGAACTGAAAGATGCCATCTGGAAACAATTGCACGGATAA
- a CDS encoding adenylate kinase, translating into MINIVLFGPPGSGKGTQAQNLIEKFNLKQVSTGDLFRYNMKNDTELGKLAKSYIDKGELVPDQVTTDMLIDEIKKPTDTNGFIFDGYPRTTAQTEALEKIVKEVLHDEIDICLSLVVEDKILVERLLKRGETSGRSDDSNVEIIENRIKEYYTKTAEVAELYKQQGKYVEVNGVGEIDEISQKLFAEVEKIK; encoded by the coding sequence ATGATAAACATTGTTCTGTTCGGCCCTCCAGGAAGTGGAAAAGGAACGCAAGCCCAGAATCTGATCGAAAAATTCAATTTAAAACAGGTTTCAACAGGTGATCTTTTCAGATACAACATGAAAAACGACACTGAACTTGGAAAACTGGCTAAATCATACATCGATAAGGGTGAATTGGTTCCGGATCAGGTAACAACAGATATGCTGATCGATGAGATCAAAAAACCTACTGATACCAATGGTTTTATCTTTGACGGATATCCAAGAACGACTGCTCAGACAGAAGCTTTGGAAAAAATCGTTAAAGAAGTATTACATGACGAGATAGACATCTGTCTTTCATTGGTAGTAGAGGATAAAATTTTGGTGGAGAGACTTCTGAAAAGAGGTGAAACCAGCGGAAGATCAGATGACAGCAATGTAGAGATCATCGAAAACAGAATTAAAGAATATTATACCAAAACAGCAGAAGTTGCCGAGCTTTATAAGCAGCAGGGTAAATATGTAGAGGTAAACGGTGTTGGAGAAATTGATGAAATTTCCCAAAAACTTTTCGCTGAGGTAGAGAAAATTAAATAA
- a CDS encoding phosphoribosyltransferase, with product MESIKVHDKTFVPYLKDAEIQEIVKETALRIYEDYKDEVPVFIGVLNGVVMFFSDLLKYYPGECEIAFIQMSSYVGTESTGIVYQKMELTKDVKDRHIILVEDIVDTGNTVESLFKYFKETQRPKSVKLASFLLKPEVYKKDFKLDYIGKEIPNKFVLGYGLDYDELGRNLPNLYQLEEGQINH from the coding sequence ATGGAAAGCATTAAAGTTCACGACAAAACTTTCGTTCCTTATTTAAAGGATGCCGAAATTCAGGAGATTGTAAAAGAGACAGCGTTAAGAATTTATGAAGATTACAAGGATGAAGTTCCTGTTTTCATTGGCGTTTTAAATGGAGTTGTTATGTTCTTCTCTGATCTTTTAAAATATTACCCGGGGGAATGCGAAATTGCCTTCATTCAAATGAGTTCTTATGTAGGAACTGAGTCTACAGGGATTGTTTATCAGAAAATGGAACTGACTAAAGATGTGAAAGACCGTCACATCATTCTTGTAGAAGATATCGTTGATACAGGAAATACGGTTGAAAGTCTTTTCAAATATTTTAAAGAAACACAACGTCCTAAATCTGTAAAACTGGCAAGTTTCTTACTGAAACCTGAAGTTTATAAAAAAGATTTCAAACTGGATTATATCGGGAAAGAAATTCCGAACAAATTTGTACTTGGATACGGACTTGATTATGATGAATTAGGAAGAAACCTACCGAATCTGTATCAGCTGGAAGAAGGACAAATCAACCATTAA
- the abc-f gene encoding ribosomal protection-like ABC-F family protein yields the protein MILLQNISFGFPGGNLLFNHTNLTIQSHTKSALVGNNGMGKSTLLKIIAGEIHPLSGNISLQGEVFYVPQMFGNFNHFTIAECLKIDKKLHALEKITSGEVDEIYFETLNDDWDIEERCRHALELWGLGDFELTRKLEGLSGGQKTKVFLARIQINQPEMIILDEPTNHLDMEGRKLLYDLIDKTDATVVIVSHDRTLLNLVDTIFELSNQGIAAYGGNYDFYAEQKEVEEEALHNDIHAKKRALKKAKEKERETLERKQKLDARGKGKQEKSGVARIMMNTLRNNAEKNSSKLQSVHTEKISGISHELRDLRSSVRNSDQMKVNFNDSNLHSGKILITAENINFSYGEQKLWKENLSLEIRSGDRISIKGGNGSGKTTLIKLLLGKTEPSEGQINRSGFNSIYIDQEYSLIDNDSTLYDFVQTFNDSATQESEIKTLLSRFLFGKDTWDKKCGMLSGGERLRLLLCGLSISNKAPDMIILDEPTNNLDLQNVEILTHSIKDYHGTLLVISHDEVFMEEIGIDRELALD from the coding sequence ATGATTTTACTGCAAAATATATCCTTTGGGTTTCCGGGAGGAAATCTTCTATTTAATCATACCAATTTAACAATACAATCTCATACCAAGTCTGCTCTAGTGGGAAATAACGGTATGGGAAAATCTACCCTGCTGAAAATTATAGCAGGTGAAATACATCCTTTAAGTGGTAATATCAGCCTTCAGGGGGAGGTTTTTTATGTACCCCAGATGTTCGGGAATTTCAATCATTTTACGATTGCCGAATGTCTGAAAATAGATAAGAAGCTGCATGCTCTCGAAAAAATTACCAGCGGGGAGGTAGACGAAATTTATTTTGAAACACTCAATGACGACTGGGATATTGAGGAACGATGCCGGCATGCCCTGGAACTTTGGGGGCTTGGCGATTTTGAACTTACCCGGAAGCTGGAAGGTTTAAGCGGAGGACAGAAGACCAAAGTTTTTCTTGCCAGAATCCAGATTAATCAGCCTGAGATGATCATATTGGATGAGCCTACCAATCATCTGGATATGGAGGGGAGAAAGCTGCTGTATGATCTTATTGACAAAACAGATGCAACCGTTGTGATCGTAAGTCATGACCGTACATTACTTAATCTTGTTGATACCATTTTCGAGTTAAGCAATCAAGGAATTGCAGCCTATGGAGGAAACTATGATTTTTACGCAGAACAGAAAGAAGTAGAAGAAGAAGCTTTGCATAATGATATTCATGCTAAAAAACGGGCATTGAAAAAAGCAAAGGAAAAAGAACGGGAAACATTAGAACGAAAGCAAAAGCTTGATGCAAGAGGGAAGGGGAAACAGGAAAAATCCGGTGTAGCAAGAATTATGATGAATACTCTCAGGAATAATGCTGAGAAAAATTCTTCGAAATTGCAATCGGTTCATACAGAGAAAATCAGTGGTATTTCACATGAATTAAGGGACCTTCGTTCATCGGTAAGAAATTCTGATCAGATGAAAGTGAATTTTAATGATTCCAATCTGCATTCAGGGAAAATCCTGATTACCGCTGAAAATATCAACTTCAGTTATGGAGAACAGAAACTTTGGAAGGAAAATCTTAGTCTTGAGATCCGGAGTGGAGACAGGATCTCGATTAAAGGAGGAAATGGTTCCGGAAAAACTACACTGATAAAACTTCTGCTGGGAAAAACAGAGCCTTCGGAAGGACAAATAAACAGGTCCGGATTCAACAGTATCTATATTGATCAGGAATATTCTCTGATTGATAATGACTCAACGCTGTATGATTTTGTACAGACTTTCAATGACAGCGCCACGCAGGAATCTGAAATTAAAACATTACTGTCCAGATTTTTATTCGGGAAAGATACCTGGGACAAAAAATGCGGGATGCTGAGCGGAGGAGAGCGCTTACGGTTGCTTCTCTGCGGACTTTCCATCAGTAATAAAGCTCCTGACATGATCATTCTTGATGAACCTACGAATAACCTTGACCTTCAGAACGTGGAAATCCTTACCCATTCTATCAAAGACTATCATGGGACTCTGCTGGTGATTTCCCACGATGAAGTTTTTATGGAAGAAATTGGTATAGACCGGGAATTAGCGCTGGATTAA
- a CDS encoding AAA family ATPase, with translation MRLHIFGASGSGVTTLGKALSEKLNIEYFDSDDFFWLKTENPFTEKQNPEIRNTIVSDKLHTTENWIFGGSIIHWGENVFPMFDLIVFLYLPPELRMKRLRKREYERYGDEIFTQPEKAQKYQKFMEWAKDYDYNTGIATRTLKAHLEWLSEMNTPLIEISGDYELQQKMDMVLDAINRKGEK, from the coding sequence ATGAGGCTCCATATTTTCGGAGCTTCAGGCTCCGGTGTTACCACTCTAGGAAAAGCACTGTCTGAAAAACTCAATATTGAATACTTCGACAGTGATGATTTCTTCTGGCTTAAAACTGAAAATCCTTTTACAGAAAAACAGAATCCTGAAATAAGGAACACTATTGTTTCGGATAAACTTCATACCACTGAAAACTGGATTTTCGGAGGTTCCATCATTCATTGGGGTGAAAATGTATTTCCAATGTTCGATCTGATTGTATTTCTCTATCTTCCTCCTGAACTTAGAATGAAAAGATTGAGAAAAAGGGAATATGAAAGATATGGTGATGAAATTTTCACTCAGCCGGAAAAAGCTCAAAAATATCAGAAATTCATGGAATGGGCTAAAGATTATGATTACAATACCGGGATTGCCACCAGAACTTTAAAGGCTCATCTGGAATGGCTGTCTGAGATGAACACTCCTTTGATTGAGATTTCAGGGGATTATGAACTACAACAAAAGATGGATATGGTTCTGGATGCAATCAACAGGAAAGGAGAAAAATAA
- a CDS encoding alpha/beta fold hydrolase, whose product MRISQKSACLPSKINNESQLYYTLFSPETAKATLLIVHGMQEHSGRYAEIAEYFAAHGIAVLTYDHLGHGKSVKEKKDIGFFQLEKPDGRLVADAEMMADYLAEQYPDVPHFILGHSMGSFITRCLLQKASSKFAGAVITGTGGPLPGIDILRGYLSLATAIAPRHRTFLNSVFTSVNNKHFKKDKDFSDTSWLSVNPENRKKFEQDDLCGIPFTHNAFYTLFTIYKKATSRNWASSIPKSFPFLFVSGQNDPIGDFGKGVIHTVNNLKADGFQNVDVKIYPEMRHEILNEEIREEVLNGIYNWMITES is encoded by the coding sequence ATGCGAATATCCCAAAAATCAGCCTGTCTCCCATCAAAAATAAACAACGAATCTCAGCTGTACTACACCCTATTTTCCCCGGAAACAGCAAAAGCCACCCTGCTCATTGTTCACGGTATGCAGGAACACAGCGGAAGATATGCAGAAATTGCGGAATATTTTGCAGCTCATGGGATTGCTGTATTGACTTATGATCACTTGGGACATGGAAAATCGGTAAAGGAGAAAAAAGACATTGGCTTCTTCCAGCTTGAAAAACCGGATGGAAGACTTGTTGCAGACGCGGAAATGATGGCTGATTACCTTGCAGAACAATATCCAGATGTTCCCCATTTTATTCTGGGACATTCTATGGGATCTTTTATCACCCGCTGTCTTCTTCAAAAGGCAAGCAGTAAGTTTGCAGGAGCTGTCATTACAGGAACCGGCGGACCTTTACCGGGAATCGATATATTGAGAGGTTATTTGTCATTAGCCACAGCTATCGCTCCTCGTCACCGTACTTTTTTGAATTCTGTTTTTACGAGCGTCAATAACAAACATTTTAAAAAGGATAAAGATTTCAGTGATACCAGCTGGCTCAGTGTAAATCCTGAAAACAGAAAGAAGTTTGAACAGGATGACCTCTGCGGAATTCCGTTTACCCATAATGCTTTTTATACCTTATTTACTATCTATAAAAAAGCTACATCAAGGAACTGGGCTTCTTCCATTCCGAAATCATTTCCATTTTTATTTGTAAGCGGGCAGAATGATCCGATCGGTGATTTTGGAAAAGGCGTAATACATACGGTCAACAACTTAAAAGCTGATGGTTTTCAAAATGTAGACGTCAAGATTTATCCTGAAATGCGTCATGAGATTCTGAATGAGGAAATACGGGAAGAGGTACTGAACGGGATTTATAACTGGATGATAACAGAATCATGA
- a CDS encoding adenylosuccinate synthase: MSTYVVVGLQYGDEGKGKITDVLSAKSDYVVRFQGGDNAGHTVYVGDEKFVLHLLPSGVLQCKGKCIIANGVVVNPKSFIKEVGQIESKGLRTDHIFISRRAHVIMPYHILLDTYREEEHGGTQIGTTKKGIGPCYEDKIARVGIRMVDLLNPEILRDKIEKNLKVKNSLFEKYYGKPALDVEEIYNEYLAIGKQLQDRIVDTELELNEAIRDGKNVLFEGAQALMLDIDFGTYPYVTSSSPSTGGVCSGAGVPPTSLQNLIGVAKAYCTRVGNGPFPSELDNELGEKIRQIGGEFGATTGRPRRTGWLDLVSLKHACMINGINNLVITKLDVLTGIENLKVVTHYKTEDGKIIDYFTSSTEKLYNYEPIYQDLPGWSEDITKARSYDELPDTAQKYIEFIEKYLGINVYLVSVGPERSQNIIRKELF; this comes from the coding sequence ATGTCAACTTATGTAGTTGTAGGTCTTCAGTACGGAGATGAAGGCAAAGGAAAAATCACGGATGTTTTATCAGCAAAATCGGATTATGTAGTACGTTTCCAGGGTGGAGACAATGCTGGTCACACGGTTTATGTAGGGGATGAAAAATTCGTTCTACACCTTCTTCCTTCAGGAGTTCTTCAATGCAAAGGGAAATGTATCATTGCGAACGGAGTAGTGGTAAACCCTAAGTCTTTTATTAAAGAAGTTGGTCAGATCGAGAGCAAAGGCTTGAGAACAGATCATATCTTTATCAGCAGAAGAGCGCATGTGATCATGCCTTACCACATCCTTTTGGATACTTACCGTGAAGAGGAGCACGGAGGAACTCAGATCGGAACTACCAAAAAAGGAATCGGACCTTGTTATGAAGATAAAATTGCAAGAGTCGGGATCAGAATGGTGGATCTTTTAAATCCAGAAATTTTAAGAGATAAAATCGAGAAGAACTTAAAAGTAAAGAATTCTCTTTTTGAAAAATATTACGGAAAACCGGCTTTAGATGTTGAAGAAATCTACAATGAATATTTAGCTATCGGAAAGCAGCTTCAGGACAGAATCGTTGATACTGAATTAGAACTGAACGAAGCAATCAGAGACGGTAAAAACGTTTTATTCGAAGGAGCACAGGCGTTAATGCTTGATATCGACTTCGGAACTTATCCATATGTAACTTCATCTTCTCCATCTACAGGAGGAGTTTGTTCAGGAGCAGGTGTTCCGCCAACTTCACTTCAAAATCTTATCGGTGTAGCAAAAGCTTACTGTACAAGAGTTGGAAACGGACCTTTCCCTTCTGAACTGGATAACGAGCTGGGTGAAAAAATCAGACAGATCGGTGGTGAATTCGGAGCAACTACAGGAAGACCAAGAAGAACAGGCTGGTTAGACCTTGTTTCTTTAAAGCATGCCTGTATGATCAACGGTATCAATAACCTTGTAATTACAAAATTAGACGTTCTTACAGGAATTGAAAACCTTAAAGTGGTAACCCATTACAAAACTGAAGACGGAAAAATCATCGATTATTTCACTTCGTCAACAGAAAAACTATACAATTACGAACCAATCTATCAGGATTTACCAGGTTGGAGCGAAGATATTACCAAAGCAAGAAGCTATGATGAACTTCCTGACACGGCTCAGAAATACATCGAGTTTATTGAAAAATACTTAGGAATCAATGTTTATTTAGTTTCTGTAGGTCCTGAAAGAAGTCAGAACATCATCAGAAAAGAATTATTCTAA
- a CDS encoding ParB/RepB/Spo0J family partition protein, whose protein sequence is MKDKKRAMGRGLGAILSAESKATINSATDEGADKFVGNIVEVALEDIYPNPTQPRTYFDEKALNELAQSIKNLGVIQPITLRKDGEKFEIISGERRYRATKIAGLTTIPAYIRLVNDQELLEMALVENIQREDLDAIEIALTYHRLLEEIGLTQETLSQRVGKDRSTITNSIRLLRLNPDIQNAIRSGEISAGHGRAIISLESEEDQQVLFDLIIKEKLNVRQAEQAAAALKNPKSPAAKKAKVELSNNYKKAQKTIADILDVKVEIKASGNGKKGKIVLDFKNEEELEYILSHIK, encoded by the coding sequence ATGAAGGACAAAAAAAGAGCTATGGGACGCGGCTTGGGCGCCATTTTAAGTGCAGAATCCAAAGCAACGATCAACTCCGCTACTGATGAAGGAGCAGATAAGTTTGTAGGGAATATTGTAGAAGTTGCGCTTGAAGATATCTATCCGAACCCGACGCAGCCGAGAACTTATTTTGATGAAAAAGCATTAAACGAACTTGCACAGTCAATTAAAAACTTAGGCGTGATTCAGCCGATTACCCTGAGAAAAGATGGTGAAAAGTTTGAAATCATTTCCGGGGAAAGACGTTACAGGGCAACTAAAATTGCCGGTTTAACAACTATTCCTGCCTATATCCGTCTGGTAAATGATCAGGAGCTTCTTGAGATGGCTCTTGTTGAAAATATCCAGAGAGAGGATCTTGATGCTATTGAAATTGCTTTGACCTATCATAGGCTTTTGGAAGAGATCGGGCTTACTCAGGAAACACTTAGCCAGAGAGTAGGGAAGGACAGAAGTACCATAACCAACTCTATCAGGCTTTTAAGATTAAATCCGGATATCCAGAATGCCATCAGAAGCGGTGAAATTTCTGCGGGACACGGAAGAGCTATCATTAGCCTTGAAAGCGAAGAAGATCAGCAGGTGTTGTTTGATCTTATTATCAAAGAAAAATTAAACGTTCGTCAGGCAGAGCAGGCAGCTGCAGCATTGAAGAATCCAAAGTCTCCTGCTGCTAAAAAAGCAAAAGTGGAGCTTTCCAATAATTATAAAAAAGCCCAGAAGACCATCGCTGACATCCTGGATGTAAAAGTGGAAATCAAAGCTTCTGGAAATGGTAAAAAAGGTAAAATTGTTCTGGACTTCAAAAATGAAGAAGAGCTGGAATATATTTTATCCCATATTAAATAA
- a CDS encoding DUF5683 domain-containing protein: MKKIFFTLFLCIAALAYSQVKPIDTVRMETPPKEEPRVIKPGKTEAKIIEDLEKANGPTAKTIKLNPTRAGLYSAVLPGLGQFYNKKYWKIPIVWGAVGAGVGIAVWNDNQYKKYREYYVAKLNGTPNEFVDSHPWLDKRALGNAQDRAKRQRDYAIAITGLIYILNIVDAVVDAHLYESRHDPDLSFKPSVIQDQYGYSAPKTGFSLSYRF; the protein is encoded by the coding sequence ATGAAGAAAATATTTTTCACACTTTTCTTGTGTATTGCTGCACTGGCCTATTCACAAGTTAAACCTATCGATACCGTTCGGATGGAAACTCCTCCGAAAGAAGAACCCCGTGTGATAAAACCAGGTAAAACAGAAGCAAAGATCATTGAAGATCTTGAAAAAGCCAATGGTCCCACGGCCAAAACCATAAAACTGAATCCTACGAGGGCAGGATTGTATTCTGCTGTTCTACCGGGATTGGGACAGTTTTATAATAAAAAGTATTGGAAGATTCCGATTGTCTGGGGAGCTGTAGGGGCTGGAGTAGGTATTGCTGTATGGAATGATAACCAGTATAAAAAATATCGTGAATATTATGTGGCAAAACTGAACGGAACTCCTAATGAGTTTGTGGACAGTCATCCGTGGTTAGACAAAAGAGCTTTAGGAAATGCACAGGACAGAGCCAAAAGACAAAGGGATTATGCCATTGCTATTACAGGATTGATCTATATTCTGAATATTGTAGACGCTGTAGTAGATGCACACCTTTATGAAAGCCGTCATGATCCGGATCTCAGTTTTAAACCATCGGTTATTCAGGATCAGTACGGTTATAGCGCTCCGAAAACAGGATTCAGTTTAAGTTATAGATTTTAA